In a single window of the Gemmatimonadota bacterium genome:
- a CDS encoding sigma-70 family RNA polymerase sigma factor, with amino-acid sequence MPMSDTNLSSLVVRAQTGDRAAYDDIVLRFQDMAVGYASALLGDFHLAEDAAQEAFVGAWTELPRLHEPAAFPGWFKRIVFMRCSRVLRKRQTVAIEHAAAIEHAAAESLAGSDPVEELETRDEKTRVMAAIGRLPDEERMATLLYYISTYTHREVGSFLDLSASTVNNRLRSARKRLRKEMLKMAEREIPGQAPSRDDRFAQRIASLLQPDDLKTERYQYGIEAVDGHQAWALFCASGAGDLARVSAMLDRDPRLVNAQYWYQFPIHMAVREGHAEVVQLLLQAGADPGQSRYTYNSWDKLLDISLERGFNSVQALLEAAMRERFGYDPAFEELADAIKSRDQARVEAVLAARADLMHASDALGNGPLHWAVITRQNDLVDIFVARGASLEARRADGQTPLLVSLNGDYWFRSRDLPAEAPKDTWVITRHLLACGAEYALSVACAAGDVERVEAVLVSDPVQARTLDAGRRSPLAYAAGRGHTQIVETLLDLGADPNLPEENAPRGGALFGACSGNHIETARLLLERGADPNAEVDSSGSCLTTVEYNHGTDGHRMQAMLHEYGAVAPPFAMVDDAELERAVREGGAVVSHPQFLHELMGRNNKELITAFLESTPDVGGLFRLTDIWGGNYPSDPDTIRALASHGVDLCRANWIGRTFLHGCAEKGDVEAARVFLELGADIDAIELEYGGTPLAAAARSGKAEMVRYLLDQGANPTVPAESVWAQPLYGAEKEGHDEVAALIKNRINPE; translated from the coding sequence ATGCCTATGAGCGACACCAATCTCTCTTCCCTGGTCGTTCGTGCCCAGACCGGCGACCGCGCGGCCTACGACGACATCGTCCTCCGGTTCCAGGACATGGCGGTGGGCTACGCCTCCGCGCTGCTGGGCGATTTCCACCTGGCCGAAGACGCCGCGCAGGAGGCCTTTGTCGGCGCCTGGACCGAACTGCCGCGCCTGCACGAACCGGCGGCATTCCCCGGATGGTTCAAGCGGATCGTCTTCATGCGCTGCAGCCGCGTATTGCGCAAGCGGCAAACCGTGGCCATTGAGCACGCCGCGGCAATCGAACACGCGGCGGCGGAATCGCTCGCGGGAAGCGATCCGGTGGAGGAACTGGAAACGCGCGACGAGAAAACCCGCGTCATGGCCGCGATCGGCCGGCTGCCCGATGAAGAGCGCATGGCGACGCTGCTCTATTACATTTCGACCTATACACACCGGGAAGTCGGCTCGTTTCTGGACCTGTCGGCGTCGACGGTCAACAACCGGCTGCGCTCGGCCCGCAAACGGCTAAGAAAGGAGATGCTGAAAATGGCTGAAAGGGAAATACCCGGACAGGCACCCTCGCGTGACGATCGCTTCGCGCAACGGATCGCAAGTCTGCTCCAGCCCGATGACCTGAAGACCGAACGCTACCAGTATGGTATTGAAGCCGTGGACGGCCACCAGGCCTGGGCGCTATTCTGCGCCAGCGGGGCCGGCGACCTGGCGCGGGTCAGCGCGATGCTGGACCGCGACCCCCGGCTGGTCAATGCCCAGTACTGGTACCAGTTTCCCATCCACATGGCGGTGCGCGAGGGCCATGCCGAGGTGGTCCAACTGCTGTTGCAGGCCGGTGCCGACCCGGGCCAGTCGCGATACACGTACAATTCGTGGGACAAGCTGCTGGACATCTCGCTGGAGCGCGGCTTCAACAGCGTACAGGCGCTGCTCGAGGCGGCGATGCGGGAACGATTCGGGTACGATCCAGCTTTCGAGGAGCTGGCGGACGCGATAAAAAGCCGTGACCAGGCGCGTGTGGAGGCGGTGCTGGCCGCCCGGGCCGACTTGATGCACGCATCAGACGCATTGGGCAACGGCCCCCTTCACTGGGCGGTGATCACGCGGCAGAACGACCTGGTGGATATCTTCGTTGCTCGGGGCGCCAGCCTGGAAGCCCGCCGCGCCGACGGCCAGACCCCATTGCTGGTCTCACTCAACGGGGACTACTGGTTCCGATCGCGCGATCTGCCGGCGGAGGCTCCGAAAGACACCTGGGTCATCACACGGCACCTTCTCGCCTGCGGCGCGGAATACGCCCTGAGCGTCGCCTGTGCGGCCGGTGATGTAGAACGGGTCGAGGCGGTACTGGTATCCGATCCGGTCCAGGCCCGCACGCTCGATGCCGGCAGACGCAGTCCGCTTGCCTATGCCGCCGGCAGGGGACACACACAGATCGTCGAAACGCTGCTGGACCTGGGTGCCGACCCCAACCTGCCGGAAGAAAACGCACCGCGCGGCGGGGCACTATTCGGCGCCTGCTCGGGCAACCACATTGAGACGGCGAGACTGCTGCTCGAACGCGGGGCCGATCCAAACGCCGAGGTGGACTCATCCGGATCTTGTTTGACTACTGTCGAGTACAATCATGGCACAGACGGCCATCGGATGCAGGCCATGTTGCACGAGTATGGCGCCGTGGCGCCACCCTTTGCCATGGTGGACGACGCGGAACTGGAACGGGCCGTGCGCGAGGGCGGAGCCGTCGTTTCGCATCCTCAGTTTCTGCATGAACTGATGGGACGGAACAACAAAGAACTCATCACCGCCTTCCTGGAGTCCACGCCGGACGTCGGCGGTCTTTTCCGCCTGACGGACATCTGGGGCGGCAACTACCCTTCGGATCCCGATACGATCCGGGCCCTGGCCAGCCACGGAGTCGACCTGTGCCGCGCCAACTGGATCGGCCGGACCTTTCTGCATGGCTGTGCGGAGAAAGGCGATGTCGAAGCCGCCCGTGTTTTCCTGGAACTTGGGGCCGATATTGACGCCATCGAGTTGGAATACGGGGGAACACCCCTGGCGGCAGCGGCGCGCAGCGGGAAGGCGGAAATGGTGCGTTATCTGCTGGACCAGGGCGCCAATCCGACCGTACCGGCCGAGTCGGTTTGGGCCCAACCGCTCTACGGTGCCGAGAAGGAAGGGCATGACGAGGTTGCGGCTTTGATCAAAAACCGCATCAATCCTGAATAG
- a CDS encoding periplasmic heavy metal sensor, whose translation MKKKLIIWGVVLLTVINLASLATRAYHRWGDDDRRSRGDRREARMSITERLGLTEAQAEQVRQMRTELGDQLTPYRDGYREKRDQLYDLLMAPDVDRGEIDRVKAQMDSLQAEREAIVFDYIVAHKEVLTPEQQTTFFTMIKERFRSGYRRR comes from the coding sequence ATGAAGAAGAAGCTGATCATATGGGGCGTGGTCTTGCTGACGGTCATCAACCTGGCTTCGCTGGCGACGCGCGCATACCATCGCTGGGGCGACGACGATCGCCGCAGCCGGGGTGACCGGCGCGAGGCAAGGATGTCCATCACCGAACGGCTCGGCCTCACCGAGGCCCAGGCGGAGCAGGTCAGGCAGATGCGGACCGAACTCGGAGATCAACTGACGCCCTACCGGGATGGTTACCGCGAAAAACGGGACCAGTTGTACGATCTGCTCATGGCGCCGGACGTCGACCGCGGGGAGATCGACCGCGTGAAAGCGCAGATGGATTCGCTCCAGGCGGAGCGGGAAGCCATCGTCTTCGACTACATCGTGGCGCACAAGGAAGTGCTTACCCCGGAACAGCAGACGACGTTTTTTACGATGATCAAGGAACGGTTCCGAAGCGGATACCGTCGGAGGTGA
- a CDS encoding efflux RND transporter periplasmic adaptor subunit: MFKRLGIRKLAYLPVVLAIAGALACGGEEEAEDTAQSQRGGRPGMGAMARTGASIPVEVKTVGRGNIAATLLTYTSLEAERHVDVVSRTQGLVKSILVEEGDRVTEGQPLAQLDTDALELTLREREVNMNSLESNYKRSQELVEQELLSSQEFEQTKFQYEAAATQYESAKLQLEYATVRSPFSGIVTERLVEVGNLVNANDVVFRTADLDPLLARIHVPEKDIGQVRPGQSVRINVEGSDQTHTGRVALISPIVDPESGTVKVTVEIRDRMGTLRPGMFTTVNLVIAIQENVLQVEKKALVAEAEGSYAFLFQDGTAEKRLLEIGIAEGDYVEVLSGLSDGDSIITVGQEGLRNGAPVRIAGQIPPAAEGMGGGPAGMGGSAGEASQAPAARPASAGEGTGGSGGSGRPGMAGENQDSGRPGGTGGGRMMAMDLDQMKERMFQNPDIKAAYDKQVEEDPSFAEDEERQRTFLIQQMRQMRAQRGGGRQQ, from the coding sequence ATGTTCAAGCGGCTTGGGATAAGGAAACTGGCGTACTTGCCCGTTGTGCTGGCGATCGCAGGCGCGCTCGCCTGCGGCGGCGAGGAGGAAGCGGAAGACACGGCGCAGAGTCAGCGCGGCGGTCGGCCCGGGATGGGCGCCATGGCGCGTACCGGCGCTTCCATACCGGTGGAGGTGAAGACCGTGGGCCGCGGCAACATCGCCGCGACGCTGCTGACCTACACCTCGCTCGAAGCGGAGCGGCACGTGGACGTGGTCTCGCGCACGCAGGGGCTCGTGAAATCGATCCTGGTCGAGGAAGGAGACCGGGTGACGGAGGGGCAGCCGCTGGCCCAGCTCGACACCGACGCACTGGAATTGACGCTCAGGGAGCGGGAAGTGAACATGAACAGCCTGGAATCGAACTACAAGCGGTCCCAGGAACTGGTGGAGCAGGAGCTGCTCAGCAGCCAGGAATTCGAGCAGACCAAGTTCCAGTACGAGGCCGCCGCGACCCAGTACGAGTCGGCGAAGCTTCAACTGGAATACGCCACGGTCCGCAGCCCTTTCTCCGGCATCGTCACGGAGCGGCTGGTCGAGGTCGGCAACCTGGTGAACGCGAATGACGTGGTATTCCGGACGGCGGACCTCGATCCGCTGCTCGCCCGCATTCACGTGCCCGAGAAGGACATCGGACAGGTTCGGCCGGGGCAGTCGGTGCGCATCAACGTGGAAGGGTCGGACCAGACCCACACGGGCCGGGTCGCTCTGATCAGTCCCATCGTGGATCCCGAGAGCGGTACGGTGAAGGTCACGGTGGAAATCCGGGACAGGATGGGCACGTTGAGACCGGGAATGTTTACCACGGTGAACCTGGTGATCGCGATCCAGGAGAACGTGCTGCAGGTCGAGAAGAAGGCCCTGGTAGCCGAGGCCGAGGGATCCTACGCCTTCCTGTTCCAGGACGGTACGGCCGAAAAGCGGCTCCTTGAAATCGGCATCGCGGAAGGGGATTACGTGGAGGTGCTGTCGGGTCTGTCCGACGGCGACTCCATCATCACCGTGGGCCAGGAGGGACTCCGAAACGGCGCGCCCGTCCGCATCGCGGGACAGATCCCGCCCGCCGCGGAAGGCATGGGCGGTGGACCGGCGGGCATGGGCGGTTCAGCCGGTGAAGCGTCCCAGGCGCCCGCCGCGCGGCCGGCGAGCGCAGGAGAAGGAACCGGCGGGTCCGGCGGGTCCGGCAGGCCCGGCATGGCCGGCGAGAACCAAGACAGCGGCCGGCCCGGAGGTACGGGCGGCGGACGCATGATGGCCATGGACCTCGATCAGATGAAGGAGCGGATGTTCCAGAACCCGGACATCAAGGCGGCTTATGACAAGCAGGTGGAAGAAGATCCGAGCTTCGCGGAAGACGAAGAAAGGCAACGTACGTTCCTTATCCAGCAGATGCGCCAGATGCGTGCGCAGCGCGGAGGGGGACGGCAGCAGTAG
- a CDS encoding efflux RND transporter permease subunit yields the protein MSIAEFSVNRPVTTIMIIVSVVTLGMISYTRLPLMFLPDMSFPSLNVSVPYPSSSPEEVERLITRPLEDAFGTLSNMKSMESNSSDDNARVRIEFETGTDMNMAAMEVRDRIDQVRGELPADVERIRIRRWNPNDMPIYNFSVAWSGDPAEFYNIVTKVIQPRIQRVDGVANVEISGMIDKQLLVHVDSEKLQSHNLDLFNLSQTLTQNNVTMTAGTVTEGGKKYSVRSVNEYRAAEEVANLPIPGTTLSLRDVAEVTFDYPEDNSFQRLNGVDAVTIRVYKTSTANIVDVAQRTQLVLDELQTQPQFADLETRVFFDQSQSIRDRLSDLRNTGLLGGMLAVIVLFLFLRNVRSTLIISLAIPISIICTFTFMYLLRQGAGSTVSINLISLMGLMLAVGMLVDAAVVVLESIYRHRQEGNLPARIAAVVGTREVTMAIIAATATTLCVFMPLVFLGGGSRFMLFMKDFVVTFCIVMVAAVFIALTLIPLVSSRLFNRPLGKPSAFFARMSGLYTSVLAWNLKHRFVTVVSFAAILYGSYWLYQNIEMEFQPMAPTRDIAIAADLPSSYSIEDVKAVFTDVETLLLDRKEDFHIESISSYGSLRRANIRIVLTPPEERQESATQLQTRITSALPEIAGVQWRPGRMRRYGGGQSGVDVELKGDNMAVLSNIAEDIRNRMEVIPGLKDVDTSLERGDEEIQVQVDRAVAQTYGISPRQAARTVQAALSSRARGKFKADDREVDILLQLEEADRASMQKLQNMTFERAEGGMIPVGNLASFTKQKGPDAIERKDRESQVEVGGNTTGPGTRAINTQVTEMMENMELPPGYSWSMGRNWNMMRESQGEFLFAIMLSVVLIYLIMAAISESFIQPFTILLSVLCGLVGAFIVFYLSGTTLNTNSYLGVIVLSGLAVNNAIVLIDHVNHLRREGMTRTEALLLGGRHRLRPILMTSLTTIFGLLPMVAPLFFPEFFGPVEDRGANQWGPVSLALVGGLTTSGILTLILLPTIKTIFNDLSNWVTSSVKRAWA from the coding sequence ATGAGCATTGCCGAGTTTTCCGTGAACCGACCGGTGACGACGATCATGATCATCGTCAGTGTCGTCACCCTGGGTATGATTTCCTATACCAGACTGCCGCTGATGTTCCTGCCGGACATGTCCTTCCCGTCCCTGAACGTCAGCGTGCCGTATCCGTCCTCGTCGCCCGAGGAAGTGGAACGGCTGATCACGCGACCGCTGGAGGACGCCTTCGGGACGCTCAGCAACATGAAGAGCATGGAGTCCAATTCCAGTGACGACAATGCGCGGGTCCGCATCGAGTTCGAGACCGGGACGGACATGAACATGGCGGCCATGGAGGTCCGGGACCGGATCGACCAGGTCCGGGGCGAGCTGCCCGCCGACGTGGAACGCATCCGCATCCGTCGCTGGAACCCGAACGATATGCCCATCTACAATTTCAGCGTCGCATGGAGCGGGGACCCCGCCGAGTTCTACAACATCGTCACCAAGGTGATCCAGCCGCGCATCCAGCGCGTGGACGGCGTGGCGAACGTGGAAATCAGCGGGATGATCGACAAGCAGCTGCTCGTGCACGTGGACAGCGAGAAGCTGCAGTCCCACAACCTGGATCTGTTCAATCTCAGCCAGACCCTGACGCAGAACAACGTCACCATGACGGCCGGGACCGTCACCGAGGGCGGAAAGAAGTACTCGGTGCGCTCCGTGAACGAATACCGGGCCGCCGAAGAGGTGGCGAACCTGCCCATACCGGGCACGACCCTGTCGCTCCGCGACGTGGCGGAGGTGACCTTCGACTACCCGGAAGACAACAGTTTCCAGCGGCTGAACGGGGTCGACGCGGTCACGATCCGGGTGTACAAGACGTCCACTGCCAACATCGTGGACGTGGCGCAGCGCACCCAGCTCGTGCTGGATGAACTCCAGACACAGCCCCAGTTCGCGGACCTGGAAACGCGGGTCTTCTTCGACCAGTCGCAGAGCATCCGGGACCGGCTTTCGGACCTGCGGAACACGGGACTGCTGGGCGGCATGCTGGCCGTCATCGTGCTGTTCCTCTTCCTGCGGAACGTGCGGAGCACCTTGATCATCAGCCTGGCCATCCCCATTTCGATCATCTGCACCTTCACCTTCATGTACCTGCTGCGCCAGGGCGCCGGGTCCACGGTTTCCATCAACCTGATCTCGCTCATGGGCCTGATGCTGGCGGTGGGCATGCTCGTGGACGCCGCCGTGGTGGTGCTCGAAAGCATCTACCGCCATCGCCAGGAGGGCAACCTGCCGGCGCGGATCGCGGCCGTCGTGGGCACCCGCGAGGTGACCATGGCCATCATCGCGGCAACGGCGACGACCCTCTGCGTTTTCATGCCCCTGGTCTTCCTGGGCGGCGGCAGCCGGTTCATGCTTTTCATGAAGGACTTCGTCGTCACCTTCTGCATCGTCATGGTGGCGGCCGTCTTCATCGCGCTGACGCTCATTCCACTGGTTTCGTCGAGGTTGTTCAACAGGCCGCTGGGCAAGCCCTCGGCGTTCTTCGCGAGGATGTCGGGGCTGTACACGTCGGTCCTGGCCTGGAACCTCAAGCACCGGTTCGTCACGGTGGTCTCTTTTGCCGCGATACTCTACGGCAGCTACTGGCTGTACCAGAACATCGAGATGGAGTTTCAGCCCATGGCGCCTACGCGGGACATCGCGATCGCCGCGGACCTGCCGAGCAGCTACAGCATCGAGGACGTCAAGGCCGTCTTCACGGACGTGGAGACGCTCCTGCTGGACCGCAAGGAGGACTTTCACATCGAATCCATCTCGTCCTACGGCAGCCTGCGCCGGGCCAATATCCGTATCGTGCTGACCCCGCCGGAGGAACGGCAGGAGTCGGCCACGCAGCTTCAGACCCGGATCACCAGCGCGCTGCCTGAAATCGCCGGCGTACAGTGGAGACCCGGCCGCATGCGGCGTTACGGCGGCGGGCAATCGGGTGTGGACGTCGAGCTGAAGGGCGACAACATGGCGGTACTTTCCAATATCGCCGAGGATATCCGGAACCGGATGGAGGTCATCCCGGGCCTCAAGGACGTGGATACGAGCCTGGAGCGGGGCGACGAAGAGATCCAGGTACAGGTCGACCGTGCCGTGGCGCAGACGTACGGGATTTCGCCGAGACAGGCGGCCCGTACGGTGCAGGCGGCGCTGAGCAGCCGGGCGCGGGGCAAGTTCAAGGCCGACGACCGCGAGGTGGACATCCTGCTGCAACTCGAGGAAGCGGACCGCGCGAGCATGCAGAAGCTCCAGAACATGACGTTCGAGCGGGCCGAAGGCGGCATGATTCCCGTGGGGAACCTGGCCAGTTTTACCAAGCAGAAAGGACCCGACGCCATCGAGCGGAAGGATCGGGAATCGCAGGTGGAAGTGGGCGGCAACACGACGGGACCGGGCACACGTGCCATTAACACCCAGGTGACGGAGATGATGGAAAACATGGAACTGCCGCCGGGCTATTCGTGGAGCATGGGCCGGAACTGGAACATGATGCGGGAATCCCAGGGCGAGTTCCTCTTCGCCATCATGCTGTCCGTGGTCCTCATCTACCTGATCATGGCGGCCATATCGGAGTCCTTCATCCAGCCCTTCACGATCCTGTTGTCGGTGCTCTGCGGACTGGTGGGCGCCTTCATCGTGTTCTACCTGTCGGGGACGACGCTGAACACGAACTCGTACCTCGGTGTCATCGTCCTGTCCGGGCTGGCGGTCAACAATGCCATTGTGCTCATCGACCACGTGAACCATTTGCGCCGGGAGGGGATGACCCGCACGGAGGCCCTGCTCCTGGGCGGCCGGCACCGGCTGCGGCCGATCCTGATGACGTCGCTGACGACCATCTTCGGCCTGCTGCCCATGGTGGCCCCCCTCTTCTTCCCCGAGTTCTTTGGACCCGTGGAAGACCGTGGCGCAAATCAGTGGGGCCCGGTGAGCCTGGCCCTGGTGGGCGGCCTGACCACCTCCGGCATCCTGACGCTCATCCTGCTGCCGACGATAAAAACCATCTTCAACGACCTGAGCAACTGGGTCACATCAAGCGTCAAGCGGGCCTGGGCGTAG
- a CDS encoding efflux RND transporter permease subunit, with amino-acid sequence MKIIGFSIGRPVTIIMLMTAMLLFGTIAFSRLPINLLPDITYPTLTVRTEYVGAAPNEIENLISEPIEEAVGVVTGVVRVSSVSRPERSDVILEFEWGTNMDFASLNVREKIDLLNLPQAAEKPILLRFDPSLDPILRIALSGNESLTALRIMAEEEIKRELEALEGVAAVKISGGLEEEIHVELDESRLASLGIPITQVATRLEQENVNLAGGTIKDGETEYLVRILNEFQAVDEIGDIIVGQVNTVPILLSDVASVTKSHKERKLSARINSRESIEIAIYKEAGTNTIQVGRVVKDRLDSVRETVTGLTSGVNLEVVFDQSIFIQQSVDEVLKTAMYGGILAILVLYLFLRSSSSLIIGVSIPISVVTTFFFLYAFDVSLNIMSLGGLALGVGMLVDNSIVVLEGIDRHRRRGGDQPVAERVRLGASEVGQAVVAATLTTVCVFVPIVFVEGIAGQLFRDLALAVTFSLIVATLVAVTLIPVISSILHRDREVLPVGGDEPSAQDPTTVMGKVRSVIGTVWNVFSSGLGYVVTGVFYLVRWVLFTAWGLVRVLLWPAGWVFDRIFPIIRRAYPPFLRWALANRVLTLFTGTALLAGSLYVVPTIGIELIPQMSQGEFFVNVKLPVGTPLPATEDALNRMSEIARDYPEVSTVYVLAGTMGQSGGNAGEERENIGQLHIRLEPGLRGAAEEGVMNRLRDSFAPIPGIEAPEFARPALFSFKNPVEVEVSGYNLTRLTEVSEELAAEMSTVPGLTDVKASMEGGNPEVQILFDRRKLANLGLNLGTVTQIVQNKVQGNVATELTRRDRKIDIRVWAEDETRLSLDAIRRLVVNPEGTVPVPLAAVAEVRVAQGPSEIRRVNQQRVAIVSAGLTGRSLGDAAEDIQGIIDGFMLPIDFVVGIKGQNEEMQVAFASLQFAILLSIFLVYLVMASQFESLLHPFVIMFTFPFSIIGVIATLVLTGQTISVVVLIGVIMLCGIVVNNAIVLVDYINQLRRRGTELQEAIVEAAQTRLWPIMMTTATTVLGLLPMAIGVGEGAELRAPMAITVIGGLIAGTMVTLVLVPLIYMTIESAMASVYGLFTRTAGQPVSQEVVEA; translated from the coding sequence ATGAAAATCATCGGTTTCTCCATCGGCAGGCCCGTGACGATCATCATGCTGATGACGGCGATGCTGCTCTTCGGCACCATCGCCTTCTCGCGGCTGCCCATCAATCTGCTCCCGGACATCACGTACCCGACCCTGACGGTGCGCACCGAGTACGTCGGCGCCGCGCCGAACGAGATCGAGAACCTCATCTCCGAGCCCATCGAGGAAGCGGTGGGCGTGGTCACCGGCGTGGTGCGCGTCAGCTCCGTTTCCCGTCCCGAGCGGTCCGACGTCATCCTGGAGTTCGAGTGGGGCACCAACATGGATTTCGCCAGCCTGAACGTGCGGGAGAAGATCGACCTGCTCAACCTGCCCCAGGCGGCGGAGAAACCCATCCTGCTTCGGTTCGATCCGAGCCTCGACCCCATCCTGCGCATCGCCCTTTCCGGCAATGAGAGTCTCACCGCCCTGCGGATCATGGCGGAAGAGGAGATCAAGCGCGAGCTGGAAGCCCTCGAGGGCGTCGCCGCCGTCAAGATCAGCGGCGGCCTGGAAGAGGAAATCCACGTGGAGCTGGACGAGTCCAGGCTGGCGAGCCTCGGCATACCCATCACCCAGGTGGCCACTCGGCTCGAACAGGAGAACGTCAATCTCGCGGGCGGCACCATCAAGGACGGCGAGACGGAATACCTGGTGCGCATCCTGAACGAGTTCCAGGCCGTGGACGAGATCGGCGACATCATCGTCGGGCAGGTCAACACCGTGCCGATCCTGCTTTCCGACGTCGCCTCGGTTACGAAGAGTCACAAGGAACGCAAGCTTTCCGCCCGCATCAACAGCCGGGAGAGCATCGAGATCGCCATCTACAAGGAAGCCGGGACCAATACCATCCAGGTGGGTCGCGTGGTCAAGGACCGGTTGGATTCGGTGCGGGAAACCGTGACGGGACTCACCTCCGGAGTGAACCTGGAGGTCGTCTTCGACCAGTCGATCTTCATCCAGCAGTCGGTGGACGAGGTGCTCAAGACGGCCATGTACGGCGGCATACTCGCCATCCTGGTCCTGTACCTGTTCCTGCGCAGTTCGAGCAGTCTCATCATCGGCGTGTCCATCCCCATTTCGGTGGTCACCACCTTTTTCTTCCTCTACGCCTTCGATGTCTCGCTGAACATCATGTCCCTCGGCGGCCTGGCCCTGGGGGTCGGGATGCTGGTGGACAACTCCATCGTGGTCCTGGAAGGCATCGACCGGCACCGGAGGCGAGGGGGCGACCAGCCCGTTGCGGAACGGGTGCGCCTCGGCGCGTCCGAGGTGGGACAGGCCGTCGTGGCCGCGACGCTGACCACGGTGTGCGTGTTCGTGCCCATCGTCTTCGTGGAAGGCATCGCCGGGCAGCTGTTCCGGGACCTGGCGCTGGCCGTCACCTTCTCGCTCATCGTGGCCACCCTGGTGGCCGTCACCCTGATTCCGGTCATATCGTCGATCCTGCATCGCGACCGGGAAGTGCTCCCGGTCGGCGGGGACGAACCGTCCGCACAGGATCCGACCACGGTGATGGGCAAGGTCCGGTCCGTGATCGGGACCGTCTGGAACGTATTCTCCAGCGGACTGGGGTACGTCGTAACCGGCGTATTCTACCTCGTCAGGTGGGTGCTATTCACGGCCTGGGGACTGGTGCGCGTCCTGCTCTGGCCCGCGGGCTGGGTGTTCGACCGGATCTTTCCGATCATCCGCCGGGCCTACCCGCCCTTCCTCCGCTGGGCACTGGCCAACCGCGTGCTTACCCTGTTCACCGGGACTGCCTTGCTGGCGGGCTCCCTCTATGTCGTTCCCACGATCGGCATCGAGCTGATCCCCCAGATGAGCCAGGGCGAGTTCTTCGTCAACGTTAAGCTGCCCGTGGGCACGCCGCTGCCCGCTACCGAGGACGCGTTGAATCGCATGTCGGAAATTGCCCGGGACTACCCTGAAGTAAGCACGGTGTACGTACTGGCGGGAACCATGGGCCAGTCCGGCGGCAACGCGGGCGAGGAGCGGGAGAACATCGGGCAGTTGCACATCCGGCTGGAGCCGGGCCTTCGCGGCGCGGCGGAAGAGGGCGTCATGAACCGCCTGCGGGACAGCTTCGCGCCCATTCCGGGCATCGAGGCGCCCGAGTTCGCCCGTCCCGCGCTCTTCAGCTTCAAGAACCCGGTGGAGGTGGAAGTCAGCGGGTACAACCTGACCCGGCTCACGGAAGTTTCCGAGGAACTCGCGGCGGAGATGTCCACGGTACCCGGCTTGACCGACGTGAAAGCCAGCATGGAGGGCGGGAATCCGGAAGTGCAGATCCTCTTCGACCGCCGGAAGCTCGCCAACCTGGGACTCAACCTGGGCACGGTCACGCAGATCGTGCAGAACAAGGTCCAGGGCAACGTGGCCACGGAACTCACCCGCCGCGACCGGAAGATCGACATCCGCGTGTGGGCGGAGGACGAGACCCGGCTCAGCCTGGACGCCATACGGCGGCTGGTGGTGAACCCGGAAGGCACGGTGCCCGTACCGCTGGCGGCCGTGGCGGAAGTCCGCGTCGCCCAGGGACCGAGTGAGATCCGGCGGGTCAACCAGCAGCGGGTGGCCATCGTGTCCGCGGGTCTAACGGGCCGTTCGCTCGGTGACGCGGCCGAAGACATCCAGGGGATCATCGACGGCTTCATGTTGCCCATCGATTTCGTCGTGGGCATCAAGGGGCAGAACGAGGAAATGCAGGTGGCCTTCGCGAGCCTGCAATTCGCCATTCTGCTCTCGATCTTTCTCGTCTACCTGGTCATGGCGTCCCAGTTCGAATCGCTGCTCCATCCCTTCGTGATCATGTTCACTTTCCCCTTCTCGATCATCGGCGTCATCGCGACGCTGGTGCTCACGGGCCAGACGATCAGCGTCGTCGTACTGATCGGGGTGATCATGCTCTGCGGGATCGTGGTGAACAACGCCATCGTACTGGTGGACTATATCAACCAGCTTCGGCGCAGGGGCACGGAACTGCAGGAGGCCATCGTCGAGGCGGCGCAGACGCGCCTCTGGCCCATCATGATGACGACGGCGACCACGGTCCTCGGCCTGCTGCCGATGGCCATCGGCGTCGGTGAAGGCGCCGAGTTGCGCGCGCCTATGGCCATCACCGTGATCGGCGGCCTGATTGCCGGAACGATGGTGACGCTGGTCCTGGTACCGCTCATCTACATGACGATAGAATCGGCTATGGCAAGCGTGTACGGGCTGTTTACAAGAACCGCCGGGCAACCGGTGTCCCAGGAGGTGGTAGAGGCATGA